In Sphaerisporangium krabiense, the DNA window CCCACGCCCACCTGGTGCTGCGCGGCGGAGCCTCGGGACCGAACTACGACCGGGAGTCGGTGGCCGGGGCGCTGCGGCGGCTCGGCGAGGCGGACCTGCCCGGCCGCGTCGTCATCGACGCCTCCCACGGCAACAGCGGCAAGGACCACCGCAGGCAGCCGCACGTGGTCGCCGACATCGCGGCGCAGGTCGCCGGCGGTGGACGCGGCGTCGCCGGCGTCATGATCGAGTCCTTCCTGGAGGAGGGCCGTCAGGAGGCGCCCCTGCGGTACGGGGTGAGCATCACCGACGCCTGCGTCGGATTCCCCGACACCCTGGCCGCGCTCGACCTGCTCGCCACGGCGGCGCGCCGCCGCCGGCTCACCGGCTCACCGTGAGCCGCAGGACGCCGCCGCGCGCAGGGCGGTGACGATGAGGACGGAGGACGCGGCGCCGGGGTCCTCGTGGCCGGCGCTGCGTTCGCCGAGGTAGCTGGCGCGGCCCTTGCGCGCCCGGAGCGGGATCGCCGCGCGGGCGCCCTCCTGCGCGGCGGCCACGGCCGCGTCCAGCGCCTCCTCGAACGCGGACCCGGCGCGCACGGCGTCGGAGAGCGCCCGGGAGGCGGGCGCCAAGGCGTCGATCATGGTCTTGTCGCCTTCACGGGCGCCGCCGAGCCGCTCCACGGCGGCCACGGCGGCCGCCAGGGCGTCGGCGAGCGCGTCCGGGGTGGTCTCTGCGTCGGACCCGAGAACGGCGCCCATCTGCCGGAACACGGTGCCGTACAGGGGGCCGGACGCGCCGCCGACCTTGCGGATCAGCGTCGTGCCCGTGAGGGTGAGCGCCCGTCCCGGCGTGGCGGGCGGATCGGCGGCGAGGGCCTCGCGCACGGCGGTGAAGCCGCGGTCCAGGTTGACCCCGTGGTCGGCGTCGCCGATCGCCGCGTCCAGCTCGGTCAGACGCTCCCGCCCGGCGGCGACGGCCCGCGCCGCCGCCTCGATCCAGGCGACGAAGAAGCCGGTGTCCATGGTCAGCGGCCCCGGGCGAAGAAGCCGTCGTCCATGGTCAGCGGCCCCATCGGAGGGCGGGGGTGGCCACGGGGGCGTCCCACAGGGCGGTGAGGTCGCCGGTCAGCCGGCAGACGGTGACCGAGAAGCCCTGCATGTCCAGGCTGGTGACGTAGTCGCCGACCAGGGACCGGGCCGGTGTGGCGCCCTTCTCGCGCAGGAAGGCGGCGACCTCGGCGAACACGATGTACAGCTCGGCCAGCGGGGTGCCGCCCATGCCGTTGACCATCACCAGGACGTCGCCGGACAGCGGCATGTCGGCGTGGACGGCGTTCATGGCGACGCGGGCCAGCTCGCGCGCCGGCGCGGCGGCGGCCCTGGCACGGCCCGGCTCGCCGTGGATGCCGATGCCGAGCTCGACCTCGCCGGGCCCGAGCTCGAACGTCGGCCGTCCCGCGGCGGGGACCGTGCAGGGGGTGAGGGCCACGCCGAAGGACCTGCTGCGCGCGACGACCTCCTCGCCCGCCTTGGCGACCTCGGCCAGCGGCGCGCCCGCCTCGGCCAGGGCTCCGGCGATCTTCTCGGCGAACACGGTCGCGCCGGTGCCCCTGCGCCCGGCGGTGTGGAGGGAGTCGGTGACGGCGACGTCGTCGTCCACCAGCACCGACGCCACCCGCACGCCCTCCTCGGCGCACAGCTCCGCGGCCATCTGGAAGTTCAGCACGTCGCCGGTGTAGTTCTTGACGATGTGCAGCACGCCCGCGCCGCCGTCCACGCCCTTGGTGGCCTCGACCACCTGGTCGGGGACCGGCGAGGTGAAGACCTCGCCGGGGCAGGCGGCGTCGAGCATGCCGTGCCCGACGAAGCCGCCGTGCAGGGGTTCGTGGCCGGATCCGCCGCCGGACACCAGCCCCACCTTGCCCCGGACGGGCGCCGCGCGCCGGTAGACGATCCTGTTCGCGGCGTCCACCCGCAGATCGGGGTGGGCCAGGGCCATCCCGGCGAGCGCCTCGGTCACCACGTCGCCCGGGTCGTTGATCAGCTTTTTCATGATCTGGTCCTCCGGCGGTCGGCGGTCCCCCGGCCAATCTCTCCTGCCAGGAGGGTGTTGGCAAGTTCGACTCCTCGCGGTGAAGTGCCGTTCGGTACGCCCGGGTGGTGGCGGACCGCCCGGTGGGCGCGGGAGGATCGAGGCCGAACGACCCGAGAACGTGAGGTGCGGCAGATGTCGGTGTTGAGCAGTCTCGTCGAGAGCATCAGGAACGGGGCCATCGAGGTGGTCGACCTCACGGCGCCGCTGAGTTCCTCGACGCCGGTCCTGCGGTTGCCCGAGCCGTTCGGGAACACCGTCCCCTTCCGGCTCACCGAGATCAGCCGCTACGACGACCGCGGCCCCGCCTGGTACTGGAACGACATCACCACCGGCGAGCACACCGGCACCCACTTCGACGCCCCCGTCCACTGGGTGACCGGCCGGGACGGCGAGGACGTCGCCGCGGTCCCGCCCGCCCGCCTGATCGCGCCCGCCGTGGTGCTCGACTTCGCCGCCCACGCGGCCGCCGACCCCGACTTCCTCCTGCGGATCGAGCACGTCCAGGAATGGGAGAAGGCCAACGGGCCGCTGCCCGAGGGCGGCTGGCTCCTCTACCGCACCGGCTGGGACGCGCGCGCCAACGACCAGGAGGGCTTCCTCAACGCCGACGAGACCGGCCCGCACACCCCGGGCATCTCCGTCGAATGCGCCAGGTGGCTGGCCGAGGAGACGCCGATCGTCGGCATCGGCGTGGAGACCGTCGGCACCGACGCCGGGGCCGCCCACTCCTTCGACCCGGCGTTCCCCTGCCACTCGTTCCTGCTCGGCGCCGGCAAGTACGGCCTCACGCAGCTGCGCAACCTGGACCGGCTGCCCGTCACCGGCGCCGTCGTGCTGGCCCCGCCGCTCCCGATCGTGGGCGGCTCGGGCAGCCCCGTCCGCGTCCTCGCGCTCGTCGAGCGATGATCGTCGCGCGGGCCGTCGGCGCCGTGCTGGCACGGCTCGGCGTGACGGCGGCGTTCGGCGTGGTCGGCAGCGGCAACTTCCACGTCACCTACGCCCTGGCCGAGCACGGCGTGCGGTTCGTCGCCGCGCGCCACGAGGGCGGCGCGGCCACCATGGCCGACGCCTACGCCCGCGTCAGCGGCACGGTCGGCGTGCTCAGCGTCCACCAGGGGCCGGGGCTGACCGGCGCGACCACCGGCATCGCCGAGGCCGCCAAGAGCCGCACGCCGCTGATCGTGCTCGCCGGCGAGGCCATGGAACCGAGGTCCAACTTCCACATCGACCAGTTCCGGCTGGCCGAGGCCGTCGGCGCCGTGCCCCTGCGCGTTACCTCCGCGGAGACCGCCGTCGCCGAGACCGTGCGGGCCTTCCGCCTGGCCGTGGACGAGCGCCGCACGGTCGTGCTCAACCTGCCCCTGGCCGTGCAGCGGCTGACGCTCGCCGAGGACATGCTCGCCGTCCCCGCCCCGACCGAGCGCGTCTTCCCGGACCCCTCGCCGCAGCGGGCCGCCGAGCTCGCCGGCGCCCTGGCCGCCGCCCGGCGCCCCGTCTTCGTCGCCGGGCGCGGGGCGCGGCACGCCCGGCGCGAGCTGGAGGCGCTCGCCGACCGCACGGGCGCCCTGCTGGCCACCTCGGCGGTCGCCCGCGGCCTGTTCGCGGGCAGCCCCTGGAACCTGGACGTGAGCGGCGGGTTCGCCTCGCCGCTCACCGCCGCGCTGATCCGCGAGTCCGACCTGATCGTGGGGTGGGGCTGCGCGCTCAACATGTGGACCATGCGCCACGGCAGGCTCGTCGGCCCGTCCGCCATGATCGCCCAGGTCGACCTGGAGCCGGGGGCGCTCGGCGCGCACCTGCCCATCGACATCGGCGTGGTCGGCGACGCCGCCGCCACCGCCCGCGCCGTGACCGCCCTGGTCGAGGGCGAGAAGCGTCCCCCCGCCGGACACGGCAGGCGCACGCCCGCGCTGGCGGAGCGGATCGCCCGCGAGGTCTCCTGGCGCGACGTCCCCTACGCCGACGAGTCGGCCGCGGGCCGTATCGACCCGAGGACGCTGACGATCGCGCTGGACGGCCTGCTGCCCGCCGAGCGGATCATCGGCGTCGACTCGGGGAACTTCATGGGCTAC includes these proteins:
- the dhaL gene encoding dihydroxyacetone kinase subunit DhaL encodes the protein MDTGFFVAWIEAAARAVAAGRERLTELDAAIGDADHGVNLDRGFTAVREALAADPPATPGRALTLTGTTLIRKVGGASGPLYGTVFRQMGAVLGSDAETTPDALADALAAAVAAVERLGGAREGDKTMIDALAPASRALSDAVRAGSAFEEALDAAVAAAQEGARAAIPLRARKGRASYLGERSAGHEDPGAASSVLIVTALRAAASCGSR
- the dhaK gene encoding dihydroxyacetone kinase subunit DhaK, with the translated sequence MKKLINDPGDVVTEALAGMALAHPDLRVDAANRIVYRRAAPVRGKVGLVSGGGSGHEPLHGGFVGHGMLDAACPGEVFTSPVPDQVVEATKGVDGGAGVLHIVKNYTGDVLNFQMAAELCAEEGVRVASVLVDDDVAVTDSLHTAGRRGTGATVFAEKIAGALAEAGAPLAEVAKAGEEVVARSRSFGVALTPCTVPAAGRPTFELGPGEVELGIGIHGEPGRARAAAAPARELARVAMNAVHADMPLSGDVLVMVNGMGGTPLAELYIVFAEVAAFLREKGATPARSLVGDYVTSLDMQGFSVTVCRLTGDLTALWDAPVATPALRWGR
- a CDS encoding cyclase family protein, which produces MSVLSSLVESIRNGAIEVVDLTAPLSSSTPVLRLPEPFGNTVPFRLTEISRYDDRGPAWYWNDITTGEHTGTHFDAPVHWVTGRDGEDVAAVPPARLIAPAVVLDFAAHAAADPDFLLRIEHVQEWEKANGPLPEGGWLLYRTGWDARANDQEGFLNADETGPHTPGISVECARWLAEETPIVGIGVETVGTDAGAAHSFDPAFPCHSFLLGAGKYGLTQLRNLDRLPVTGAVVLAPPLPIVGGSGSPVRVLALVER
- a CDS encoding thiamine pyrophosphate-binding protein — encoded protein: MIVARAVGAVLARLGVTAAFGVVGSGNFHVTYALAEHGVRFVAARHEGGAATMADAYARVSGTVGVLSVHQGPGLTGATTGIAEAAKSRTPLIVLAGEAMEPRSNFHIDQFRLAEAVGAVPLRVTSAETAVAETVRAFRLAVDERRTVVLNLPLAVQRLTLAEDMLAVPAPTERVFPDPSPQRAAELAGALAAARRPVFVAGRGARHARRELEALADRTGALLATSAVARGLFAGSPWNLDVSGGFASPLTAALIRESDLIVGWGCALNMWTMRHGRLVGPSAMIAQVDLEPGALGAHLPIDIGVVGDAAATARAVTALVEGEKRPPAGHGRRTPALAERIAREVSWRDVPYADESAAGRIDPRTLTIALDGLLPAERIIGVDSGNFMGYPSMFLSVPDENGLCFTQAFQSVGLGLATAIGAAVARPDRLPVAALGDGGALMGASELETVVRLGLPMVIVIYDDEAYGAEVHHFGPDGHPLDQVRFPPVDFASIGRGYGCAAVTVREPGDLAAVTEWLDGPRDRPLLVHARVTRERGAWWLEEAFRGH